TAATTCAAGCAATTGTCAAAACTCCCTATGAGTTTCGTAATCCATTATTTGTTGCAGGTAAATGTCTTATAGGAAATATGGTAAAGGAAGATACCAGACAAGAAATTATTAATCAACTTTTAACTAATACAGTAGATAAATATTGGCATAATCAACGAGAATCTATTTATCTCTTAACTCAGATTTTAGGTGAGGAAATAGCTTCAACGACAATAGAATCTTTGATTGAGCAATTAAAAGATGAAGATTGGATTCGAAGGGAGAAATCGGCTAAATCAATGGGTAGAATGTGCGGTAAAGAAGCAATCGCTCACATTAGACGGCTTTTAGAGGATGAAAATCCATCTGTTTATAATGCCGCCTTTGAAGCCCTCATTGAAATAGAAAGAAGAGAAAAAGAAGATATCAAAATCGAACTGGAAGAGATTAAAGGGATAAAAGAAGTAGAAGAGATTCCGCCTCAACTATCTGAAATTACAGAAATTATACCTCAAGAAGAAGAAAGGAAGATAATTCCGACAGAGAATTTAACCCTGGTCTATATAAACCTGACTCGAGCCGTTGAAGGGCTGGGGATACAATTAGATGAAGCTAAATCAGTAATTATCAACCAGGTTTTTAATAATACCCTGAGACCTATTATAGAAACAGAACATGGTGAAGTTGATGAAATGGAAGAAGAAGTAACCATTGCTACCTTTGATGGCCCAAAAGAGGCACTTTATGCTACGGTCAAAATGCAAAGTGCCATAGATGAATATAACCTCCGTCAGCCTTCACGAAAGGTCTCTTTAAAACTTGCTGTATCGACTAAACACCATGGAGAATCAATAGATAGAGTGAAAATTTTAGCCACTAAAATAGGTGAATTGACCAGAGCAGGACAAATATTAGTTATTGAAAATGCATACAAAGCCGTGCATGGTAAGGATAAGACAGTTAGATTTCGATATTATGGCTCTCGAAAATTAGAAGGAGAGGAAAGCCAGAAACGTGGAATATATGAATTATTATGGCAAGGAGAAGAACATGCCTCAATGATTAAAGAATCAATTATGGCGATTGAGTATTTAGAACAGGTTTCCGCATATAATATAACTAAAAATAAACCCATTATTGGTAAAATAAAAGTGGCAAGAACCTTTTTAAAAAGATTAAAAGGACTAATGTTCGCTAAAGAGACACAACCTTTAGTCATAGAATTTGCGGCATCTTCTGGAATAAAATCCCCTATTCACACCTTTTTTGTGCAGTTCCCTATAGATGCTGTGTTTTTAGACCCCAATTTTAAGGTAGTAGATTTGATGGAAAATTTACCACCAGTTAAACTTGCCGACACAAGCACCTGGAAAATATACACCCCAGATGCCCCAGCAAAATATGTCTTAGAACTCCCTCAAGGAACAATAAAAAATAATGGTATAGAGTTATCGGATATTATTATCTTTAAAGAAGGAATATAATCGTGTCCTATAGCAGTTATTAGTCAAAACTTTCCTCAGAGTGGATAAGTAAAAAATCCCAAATCCCAAGCACCAAATCTCAAATAAGCACCAAATTCCACATACCAAAAAGCGAATTAGAGATTAGTGAATTAGAGATTAGATTTTACTAATTCGCTAATTCGCTTAATTCACTAATTCACTAAATGGAATTTGGAATTTGTGATTTGGAATTTCAGAGCCATATCTATGTCAAATTTCGATTAATAAGTGCTATCGCTCTCACCTTCTTAAGAGTTGATTAAGGGCGATAGTTTGCCTTTGCAGCATCTCCCACAAATGTTTTGCATTGTTATTTATATTATCCTCCTCCATGATTACGCCTAACGGCTGAGCGTATCTGAAGTTCCGAGCGGAGCGAGGAATTTGGGCAAAGTGCCGAAGGCACGGAGCCAGATATGCGTCTGTTAGGCGATGTTGGGGCATAATTCATTTGCAGTGATTTATTTCTATAGTTATATGCGCTAATCCATCAATTCCTTTTAATTTATTTTTATAAGCAATTATTGAGCAGGGATTCTTAGCAACAATGCTTAAAATACATGCATATTTGTTTTGTGCTACTCTCCAAAAATGTAAATCGCTAATTTTACTATCACCATCAGATTCTATTATTTCTGTTATTTCTTTAATGAGCGGAGAATCCATCTCTCTATCTAATAAAATGCCAGAGGTATCTTTAATAAGCATAAGTGTCCATCTAAATATTAAAAATGAACCAATTATTCCTACGAATGGATCAAGCCAATTCCAGTGATAATATTTCGTTCCGAGTAGAGCTATAATGGCAAATATGGAGGTTAATGCATCTGTAATGACATGGATATAGGCAGATTGTAAATTAAGGTCTTTTTCGTGATTGTGGTGAGCAGGGTTATATTGCAGTATTAGTGCGCTAACTATGTTTACTATTAAACCGACAAACGCCACTATTAATGCATAATCATAAATAATTTCCATCGGTTTGAAAATTCGTTCAATAGATTTTCCTAAAACGAATAAACCAACTATTCCTAAAAGAACTGCATTTGTATAAGCACCTAATATTTCGATTTTCCAGGTACCAAAAGCGAATCTTTTATCATTTGCATGTTTTCTCGCAAGAATGTATGCAATTAAAGAAATACTTAATGCAGTCGCATGTGTACTCATATGCCATCCATCAGCAAACAGGGCCATAGAATTATAAACCCAACCCGCAATAATTTCAATTAACATTGTTGACAATGTTAAAAGAACAATAAAAAGCGTTCTTCGTTCAGTAGATTTTTTCTCTTGATTAAAGTAGTGATGATGTTGCCATCGCTGTATTTCTGTTAGATGCATAACTTATTCCTTTTGAATGATCTTACGCCCCAATGTCGCCTAACGGGGTGCGGATGAGCGAAGTGCCCCGAAGGGGCATTTTGGTTTCAGCCCCGACCCGCAAGCGCGACCCACTTCGTGGGTGCCCCACCGCCGCCGCTGATAGCCGAAGTGACGCAGAGCCACTTCCGATTTCAAGAAAAAACTTCCGGACTACATCTGGCTGAAGCTCTTCGCTCATCCGCACCCCGATAACCAAAATGCGAACCCCAAAGGGGTTTAATCTCTGCGTCATTTTGGTTATCGGGTTGCGTGTTTACGACATTGCGACCAAAGGGAGAAATGTGGTTTTAACCCTTGCGTAAACATGTTGTTAGACGCTGTTGGTCGCTTCCTCATTTAATCCATTGGTAAAACTAATCTTATTTAAAACAAATTCTTTTACCTTTTTTGCTATTTCATATGCTTCTTTTACATCCTCTTGTGTTGGTTCAAACCAATCATCAGGATAACGAATCTCTACAGCATAATCTTCTAACTTTTCAACCATCTCATAAATTCCCTCGGATATCTCTTCTTTTTCACCTATCAAATCTAACAAATAGCTTAAACTATGTTTTTTCTCAAATTTAATATCTAAAAATACCAGGTAGGCTTTTAAGTATTTTTCAACTGTTTGTTGGCAATGGAAACATATAGAATCTGTAATTCGGGCTTATTTTCTAAGGCTAATTCTGCCATCCCTAAATCGTGCTCTGCCTTACCAATCCATTCTTTAATCAGTAGAGTTATATTATCCATAGATAACCTTTCCTTTCTCCATAACAGTTGTTATAAAAGCTGGTTTAACATCGCTCCATTTCTGAATTTCCTCTTTAGTATATACCAGTAAATCAATGGCAATTTTTAAGCCCCTAAGATACTTTCGGATTTCTCTTCCTCTCTTATACCTTGGAAGATTACTTTCCTTAATTATCAATATATCTAAATCACTATCTTTTGTGGGATTTCCAGAGGCATAAGAGCCAAAAAGAATTATTTTTTCCGGCTTGATATTCTCTACAATCCTTCTTTTAACCTCATCTATCTGTTCTTGGGTTACTATCAATTTAACGCCCCCTTTTATTTTTACTAATTACATTCTTTCTTCCTTATTTAAGCGACCAATGGCGTCTAACGGGGTGCGGATGAGCGAAGTGCCCCGAAGGGGCATTTTGGTTTCAGCCCCGACCCGCAAAATGCGAACCCGAAGGGATTCGAGCTCTGCGTCATTTTGTCGGTTAGGCTAAGAGAAGTGCGATAGCATTTGGATGTCAATCTTTTAGCTTGTGTTATCTGCCGTTGGCAGGCATTCCTCTCAAATAAACAAGTAAATTTCAATATTCAAGGTCTGATTCCACTCCTTTACGGCGTGAAGGTGAAGGTTTCGATGTCGGTCGTTAAGTGGTCGCCAGTGATGGGATGGAGTAGTCTGCCCAGAACTTCATATAGCCCTGCTGGCTCACTACCAGTAAAGGTGTAGGTAAGAAGATTTAATGGACCAATCCCTCCTGCAGGAATAGTAATATTATACATATTTATCAACGAAATATAGTCACCCGTAGGTAACTTTATACAAACCTTTGCATCCACCGTTGTAGCAGAACCTGGATTATCTACCCTGACATCTATCCTTG
The DNA window shown above is from bacterium and carries:
- a CDS encoding cation diffusion facilitator family transporter; this encodes MHLTEIQRWQHHHYFNQEKKSTERRTLFIVLLTLSTMLIEIIAGWVYNSMALFADGWHMSTHATALSISLIAYILARKHANDKRFAFGTWKIEILGAYTNAVLLGIVGLFVLGKSIERIFKPMEIIYDYALIVAFVGLIVNIVSALILQYNPAHHNHEKDLNLQSAYIHVITDALTSIFAIIALLGTKYYHWNWLDPFVGIIGSFLIFRWTLMLIKDTSGILLDREMDSPLIKEITEIIESDGDSKISDLHFWRVAQNKYACILSIVAKNPCSIIAYKNKLKGIDGLAHITIEINHCK
- a CDS encoding DUF192 domain-containing protein, which encodes MNFKSYLENILNDEEINKWQRLYIPLNAEEVLEELSITPEVEKRILEKASIEDKDILQSRFKRNKYEFKTKDMITELLETKVRRVILIGESGSGKTTLLKWITLVYGQQAIEEINTTGDILKSKIPVYIDLATYHKKIEIDGFLLQYLKSHNLECSFEELIPGFESGKFLFLFDGLDLLGVKTEDFDPITSIQKFINKYPKNIYLLSCRKGVRYTNFPPTYKIIELAELTREKIAEYLAHYVKDTSKKDEILAQIQKLPQFEETTPLMLLLIIPVFTRFKEIPINKTRIYSQYINCLYDLFEKIGRLTNIEKELINAILSELGFDLQVDDETVLEEEKVLDIIANFIIKHKYNRLAKDEILKLCSQLGFLKMQDGEVKFFYQSFREYFASLKLKELFLGGVDISGTFTHPKWEDVLTFLSSNLEEPDASRLIQAIVKTPYEFRNPLFVAGKCLIGNMVKEDTRQEIINQLLTNTVDKYWHNQRESIYLLTQILGEEIASTTIESLIEQLKDEDWIRREKSAKSMGRMCGKEAIAHIRRLLEDENPSVYNAAFEALIEIERREKEDIKIELEEIKGIKEVEEIPPQLSEITEIIPQEEERKIIPTENLTLVYINLTRAVEGLGIQLDEAKSVIINQVFNNTLRPIIETEHGEVDEMEEEVTIATFDGPKEALYATVKMQSAIDEYNLRQPSRKVSLKLAVSTKHHGESIDRVKILATKIGELTRAGQILVIENAYKAVHGKDKTVRFRYYGSRKLEGEESQKRGIYELLWQGEEHASMIKESIMAIEYLEQVSAYNITKNKPIIGKIKVARTFLKRLKGLMFAKETQPLVIEFAASSGIKSPIHTFFVQFPIDAVFLDPNFKVVDLMENLPPVKLADTSTWKIYTPDAPAKYVLELPQGTIKNNGIELSDIIIFKEGI
- a CDS encoding HEPN domain-containing protein, which codes for MTDSICFHCQQTVEKYLKAYLVFLDIKFEKKHSLSYLLDLIGEKEEISEGIYEMVEKLEDYAVEIRYPDDWFEPTQEDVKEAYEIAKKVKEFVLNKISFTNGLNEEATNSV
- a CDS encoding nucleotidyltransferase domain-containing protein; this encodes MIVTQEQIDEVKRRIVENIKPEKIILFGSYASGNPTKDSDLDILIIKESNLPRYKRGREIRKYLRGLKIAIDLLVYTKEEIQKWSDVKPAFITTVMEKGKVIYG